A part of Microbacterium terregens genomic DNA contains:
- a CDS encoding metal ABC transporter permease — protein sequence MNWPDIADAMFGGLADYGEILVLVSNSVIAGAVLGLVGGLVGVFVMQRDMAFAVHGISELSFAGAAFALLVGFDVVTGSIVGSLIAAAIIGVLGARARDRNSIIGVLMPFGLGLGILFLSLYDGRSANRFSLLTGQIVSVQSGQLGWLIAISAVVLLGMLLIWRPLRFDSLDPQSAAARGVPTTAVSFTFMLLLGLIVAVSVHIIGALLVMALLVTPAAAAMRVATGPIAVPVLAAVFGFVSAVGGILLAIAGTLPVSPYITTISFVIYLVCRGVGSRRDRVTRAA from the coding sequence GTGAACTGGCCCGACATCGCCGACGCCATGTTCGGCGGCCTCGCCGACTACGGCGAGATCCTCGTGCTGGTGTCCAATTCGGTCATCGCCGGCGCCGTGCTCGGCCTGGTCGGCGGGCTCGTGGGCGTGTTCGTGATGCAGCGGGACATGGCGTTCGCCGTGCACGGCATCAGCGAGCTGTCCTTCGCCGGTGCAGCGTTCGCTCTGCTGGTGGGCTTCGACGTGGTGACCGGCTCGATCGTCGGCTCGCTCATCGCCGCGGCGATCATCGGCGTCCTGGGTGCGCGCGCCCGCGACCGCAACTCGATCATCGGCGTCCTGATGCCGTTCGGCCTCGGCCTCGGCATCCTGTTCCTCTCTCTGTACGACGGTCGCAGTGCCAACCGGTTCAGTCTGCTGACCGGTCAGATCGTGTCGGTGCAGAGCGGGCAGCTGGGCTGGCTCATCGCCATCAGCGCGGTCGTGCTGCTCGGCATGCTGCTCATCTGGCGTCCGCTGCGCTTCGACTCCCTCGACCCGCAGTCCGCGGCGGCGCGCGGGGTGCCGACCACAGCGGTATCGTTCACCTTCATGCTGCTTCTGGGGTTGATCGTCGCGGTCAGCGTGCACATCATCGGTGCGCTTCTGGTCATGGCGCTGCTGGTGACCCCGGCCGCCGCCGCCATGCGCGTCGCCACGGGGCCGATCGCGGTGCCGGTGCTGGCGGCGGTCTTCGGATTCGTGTCGGCGGTGGGCGGGATCCTCCTCGCGATCGCGGGGACGCTGCCGGTGAGCCCGTACATCACGACGATCTCGTTCGTGATCTACCTCGTGTGCCGCGGTGTCGGCAGCAGGCGCGACCGTGTGACGAGGGCCGCGTGA
- a CDS encoding alpha-ketoacid dehydrogenase subunit beta: MTDLKASPTAAVPAPTSIETLPFSRALNAGLRRAMTESDRVILMGEDIGRLGGVFRVTEGLQAEFGDRRVLDTPLAESGIVGTAIGLAMAGFRPVCEIQFDGFVFPAFDQITSQLAKITNRHEGALSMPVVIRIPYGGHIGAVEHHQESPEVYFTHTPGLRVVSPSTPNDAYWMIQDAITSTDPVIFLEPKSRYWQKGEVDASARALPLHASRLVRRGTDVTLVGHGAMVATLLQAAALAEPEGTSCEVIDLRSLSPVDYGPILDSVRRTGRMVYAQEAPGFSSLGSEVSATVMEKAFYALEAPVLRVSGFDTPFPPAKLEGTFLPDADRILEAVDRTLAY; this comes from the coding sequence ATGACCGACCTCAAGGCATCGCCGACGGCCGCCGTCCCCGCACCGACTTCGATCGAGACGCTGCCGTTCAGCCGAGCGCTCAACGCGGGACTGCGCCGGGCGATGACCGAGAGCGACCGCGTGATTCTGATGGGCGAGGACATCGGGCGACTGGGCGGCGTCTTCCGCGTCACCGAGGGCCTGCAGGCCGAGTTCGGCGACCGTCGGGTGCTCGACACGCCGCTGGCCGAGTCCGGCATCGTCGGAACGGCGATCGGACTCGCGATGGCCGGATTCCGGCCCGTCTGCGAGATCCAGTTCGACGGCTTCGTGTTCCCGGCCTTCGACCAGATCACGTCGCAGCTGGCCAAGATCACGAACCGGCACGAAGGCGCACTGAGCATGCCGGTGGTGATCCGCATCCCCTACGGCGGCCACATCGGCGCCGTCGAGCACCACCAGGAGAGCCCCGAGGTGTACTTCACCCACACGCCGGGACTGCGCGTGGTGAGCCCCTCGACGCCCAACGACGCCTACTGGATGATCCAGGACGCCATCACCTCGACGGACCCGGTGATCTTCCTCGAACCCAAGAGCCGGTACTGGCAGAAGGGTGAGGTGGATGCTTCGGCCCGAGCTCTCCCTCTGCATGCCAGCCGCCTGGTGCGGCGCGGCACCGATGTCACGCTGGTCGGTCACGGCGCCATGGTCGCGACACTGCTGCAGGCGGCGGCGCTCGCGGAGCCCGAGGGGACCAGCTGCGAAGTGATCGACCTGCGCTCGCTCTCGCCCGTCGACTACGGCCCCATCCTGGACTCGGTGCGTCGCACCGGGCGGATGGTCTACGCGCAGGAAGCCCCGGGCTTCAGCAGCCTCGGCAGCGAGGTCTCGGCTACGGTCATGGAGAAGGCGTTCTACGCGCTCGAGGCGCCCGTGCTGCGCGTGTCCGGCTTCGACACGCCGTTCCCTCCGGCAAAGCTCGAAGGAACCTTCCTCCCGGACGCCGACCGCATCCTCGAAGCAGTCGACCGCACTCTGGCGTATTGA
- a CDS encoding histidinol-phosphate transaminase produces MTDAPLPDDAAQIPVRVRPEIAALPAYQQGKQAGADAFKLSSNENPFDPLPGVLEAVHAATALNRYPDATAGRLRERLAERFGVEQSSVHVGAGSVSILTQLVLATSGPGDEVIFAWRSFEAYPWLAIVAGATPVQVPLTDDARHDLPAMAAAVTPRTRAIIVCSPNNPTGPIVTQAEFDAFLALVPRDVLVILDEAYAEFITDPDAVDGLRVLGTQGHPNVVALRTFSKAFGLAGLRVGYAIGHPRILDAARSTSIPLSVTAQAEVAALASLDAEDALLERVRTIAARRDALAAALRETGWRVPDAQGNFVWLPGGAETMQIAAAFDAAGLIVRPFAGEGLRISVGEEDSVEKVLSIAASVVKDLPEAHPGRGLA; encoded by the coding sequence GTGACCGATGCTCCGCTTCCTGACGACGCCGCGCAGATTCCCGTCCGGGTCCGGCCCGAGATCGCCGCCCTGCCGGCCTACCAGCAGGGCAAACAGGCCGGCGCGGACGCGTTCAAGCTGTCCAGCAACGAGAACCCGTTCGACCCCCTTCCCGGGGTGCTCGAGGCGGTGCACGCCGCGACCGCGCTGAACCGCTATCCGGACGCGACCGCCGGGCGGCTGCGCGAACGCCTGGCCGAGCGGTTCGGCGTCGAGCAGTCGTCGGTTCACGTGGGGGCCGGCAGCGTCTCGATCCTCACGCAGCTGGTGCTGGCCACCTCGGGACCCGGTGACGAGGTGATCTTCGCGTGGCGCTCGTTCGAGGCGTACCCGTGGCTTGCGATCGTCGCCGGTGCCACACCGGTGCAGGTACCGCTCACCGACGATGCCCGCCACGACCTTCCGGCGATGGCGGCCGCGGTCACACCGCGCACACGGGCGATCATCGTCTGCAGCCCGAACAACCCCACCGGCCCGATCGTCACGCAGGCCGAGTTCGACGCGTTCCTCGCCCTCGTCCCGCGGGACGTCCTGGTCATTCTCGATGAGGCATATGCCGAATTCATCACCGACCCGGACGCCGTCGACGGGTTGCGGGTGCTCGGCACGCAGGGGCACCCGAACGTGGTGGCGCTGCGCACGTTCTCCAAGGCCTTCGGCCTGGCGGGTCTGCGCGTCGGCTATGCGATCGGCCACCCGCGCATCCTCGATGCGGCGCGCAGCACCAGCATCCCGCTGTCGGTCACGGCGCAGGCCGAGGTCGCCGCGCTCGCCAGCCTGGATGCGGAGGATGCGCTGCTCGAACGTGTGCGGACCATCGCCGCGCGGCGGGACGCGCTGGCCGCGGCGCTTCGTGAGACGGGATGGCGTGTCCCCGACGCGCAGGGCAACTTCGTCTGGCTGCCCGGTGGAGCCGAGACGATGCAGATCGCGGCCGCGTTCGATGCCGCGGGGCTGATCGTGCGGCCGTTCGCCGGAGAGGGTCTGCGGATCAGCGTCGGCGAAGAGGACTCTGTCGAGAAGGTCCTATCGATCGCGGCATCCGTTGTGAAGGACCTCCCAGAGGCCCATCCTGGCCGCGGACTAGCGTAG
- a CDS encoding metal ABC transporter solute-binding protein, Zn/Mn family — MPRRNRPFALFALGLAGALALAGCASANAEEPDDGRIHVVASTNVYAQIAAEVGGDLVDATAIVSSTAQDPHSFEPSARDQLAVQRADLIIENGGGYDPFLDALIEASGSKAPVITAAEFSPDWPENAGHDDEAAGSEAEGDHEHGDHEHVEGFNEHVWYDPHTVQHVAEGIAAELSALVPAETSAIEARVTSFAAGIADLEASLAAIATDAAGADVFLTEPVALSLVEAAGLVNVAPEAFTEAVEEGQDVAPSTLLESLKLLRSGDVRILIANSQTGGAETTEVISEADSLSIPVIEFSETLPDRQTYLSWMKANIEALAGALHP; from the coding sequence ATGCCTCGCAGAAACCGCCCCTTCGCGCTGTTCGCCCTCGGCCTGGCGGGCGCTCTCGCCCTCGCGGGCTGCGCATCCGCGAATGCCGAGGAGCCGGATGACGGGCGCATTCACGTTGTGGCCTCGACGAACGTCTACGCGCAGATCGCCGCGGAGGTCGGCGGCGACCTCGTGGACGCGACCGCGATCGTGTCCTCGACGGCGCAGGACCCGCACTCCTTCGAGCCCAGCGCGCGCGACCAGCTCGCCGTGCAACGTGCCGATCTGATCATCGAGAACGGCGGCGGATACGACCCGTTCCTGGACGCCCTCATCGAAGCGAGCGGGTCGAAGGCGCCGGTGATCACGGCCGCCGAGTTCTCGCCCGACTGGCCGGAGAACGCGGGCCACGACGACGAGGCCGCGGGCTCGGAGGCCGAGGGCGATCACGAGCACGGAGATCACGAGCACGTGGAGGGCTTCAACGAGCACGTCTGGTACGACCCGCACACGGTCCAGCACGTGGCCGAGGGGATCGCCGCGGAGCTGTCGGCGCTCGTGCCGGCGGAGACGTCGGCGATCGAGGCGCGGGTGACCTCGTTCGCGGCGGGCATCGCCGACCTCGAAGCGTCGCTCGCCGCGATCGCCACCGACGCCGCAGGCGCCGACGTCTTCCTCACCGAGCCCGTGGCGCTCTCGCTCGTGGAGGCGGCGGGCCTCGTGAACGTCGCTCCCGAGGCCTTCACCGAGGCGGTCGAGGAAGGACAGGATGTCGCCCCCTCGACCCTCCTGGAATCCCTCAAGCTGTTGCGCTCCGGCGATGTGCGCATCCTCATCGCGAACTCGCAGACCGGCGGCGCCGAGACCACCGAGGTCATCTCCGAAGCCGACTCGCTGTCGATCCCGGTCATCGAGTTCTCCGAAACGCTCCCCGACCGCCAGACTTACCTCTCGTGGATGAAGGCGAACATCGAGGCGCTGGCGGGCGCGCTGCACCCGTGA
- a CDS encoding transcriptional repressor, producing MAQRNTWQRDRVREALGDASGFVSAQSLHATLREENTGIGLATVYRALAGLAAQGEADSLQSPEGESLYRACTSPGHHHHLICRSCGLTVEIAATDVEQWARRTAALHGFSEAEHVVDIFGLCTPCSQARARDRAGD from the coding sequence ATGGCTCAGCGCAACACATGGCAACGCGATCGGGTGCGTGAGGCGCTCGGCGACGCCAGCGGCTTCGTCAGCGCGCAGAGCCTGCACGCCACCCTCCGCGAGGAGAACACCGGCATCGGCCTGGCCACCGTGTACCGCGCGCTGGCCGGGCTCGCCGCCCAGGGCGAAGCCGACTCGCTGCAGAGCCCGGAGGGCGAGAGCCTGTACCGGGCGTGTACATCCCCAGGGCACCACCACCACCTCATCTGCCGCTCGTGCGGGCTGACCGTCGAGATCGCAGCGACCGACGTCGAGCAGTGGGCGCGCCGCACGGCCGCGCTGCACGGGTTCAGCGAGGCCGAGCACGTCGTGGACATCTTCGGTCTGTGCACGCCGTGCTCCCAGGCCAGAGCACGTGATCGTGCCGGGGACTGA
- a CDS encoding permease, with protein sequence MVIAALFLIDAFAPALFAASLPTRVQDGLTLAISVLIESMPFVALGVLLSIVVQVWVPPGVIERWMPRRAWARRAVLSLLGMIVPVCECGNVPFARGLLIRGFTVPETLTFLIAAPIVNPIVIITTHQAFGSSDGILVARLLGGYAIANLIGWLYSRHPNPDALLTDRFRETCDLVEQESGGRGRRSLAQFVVELRAVMPALIIGSALAGAVQVLIPRDALLAIGSNPALSIVAMMALAMVVAICSNVDSFFALSFASTFTPGSIVAFLLVGPLVDVKMLALMRTTFTTRTLAGLVVVVVLSAFAIGTVVNLLA encoded by the coding sequence CTGGTCATCGCCGCGCTGTTCCTGATCGACGCCTTCGCGCCGGCTCTGTTCGCGGCATCCCTTCCCACGCGCGTTCAGGACGGGCTCACCCTCGCGATCAGCGTGCTCATCGAGTCCATGCCGTTCGTCGCGCTCGGGGTGCTGCTCTCGATCGTCGTCCAGGTGTGGGTGCCGCCCGGAGTGATCGAGCGATGGATGCCGCGGCGGGCGTGGGCGCGTCGCGCCGTCCTGTCGCTGCTGGGCATGATCGTGCCGGTCTGCGAGTGCGGCAACGTGCCCTTCGCGCGGGGTCTGCTGATCCGCGGGTTCACGGTCCCCGAGACGCTCACGTTCCTCATCGCGGCGCCGATCGTGAACCCGATCGTGATCATCACGACGCACCAGGCGTTCGGATCCAGCGACGGCATCCTGGTCGCGCGCCTTCTCGGCGGATACGCGATCGCCAACCTCATCGGGTGGCTCTACAGCCGGCACCCGAACCCGGATGCACTGCTGACGGATCGATTCCGCGAGACGTGCGACCTCGTCGAGCAGGAGAGCGGCGGCCGGGGACGACGCAGTCTGGCGCAGTTCGTCGTCGAACTGCGCGCCGTCATGCCGGCCCTGATCATCGGCTCGGCGCTGGCCGGGGCGGTGCAGGTGCTGATCCCGCGCGACGCGCTGCTGGCGATCGGCTCGAACCCGGCGCTGTCGATCGTGGCCATGATGGCGCTCGCGATGGTCGTGGCCATCTGCTCCAACGTGGACTCGTTCTTCGCACTGTCGTTCGCCTCGACCTTCACGCCCGGCTCGATCGTCGCGTTCCTCCTGGTCGGACCGCTCGTGGACGTCAAGATGCTGGCGCTCATGCGCACGACCTTCACGACCCGCACTCTCGCGGGGCTCGTCGTCGTCGTGGTGCTCTCGGCGTTCGCGATCGGGACGGTGGTGAACCTTCTTGCGTAA
- a CDS encoding low molecular weight protein-tyrosine-phosphatase — translation MTASALEPFRVVFVCTGNICRSPMADVVLRWFADAGSLGDRVSSTSAGTGDWHVGERADQRTLDALERRGYDGTRHRARQFTHADFARNDLVVALDRSHERILHGWARSEADSDKIALLMSFDSSAPTLDVPDPYYAGPGMFDDVLVMIENASRALYRQIEPAVRSTI, via the coding sequence ATGACTGCGAGCGCGCTGGAGCCGTTTCGCGTCGTCTTCGTGTGCACCGGCAACATCTGTCGATCACCCATGGCCGACGTGGTGCTGCGCTGGTTCGCGGATGCCGGCAGCCTGGGCGACCGCGTGAGCTCGACGAGCGCCGGCACCGGCGACTGGCACGTCGGGGAACGCGCGGATCAGCGCACGCTCGACGCGCTGGAGCGTCGCGGGTACGACGGGACGCGGCATCGCGCGCGTCAGTTCACCCACGCCGACTTCGCGCGCAACGACCTCGTCGTGGCGCTGGATAGAAGCCATGAGCGCATCCTGCACGGCTGGGCGCGTTCGGAGGCGGACTCGGACAAGATCGCGCTGCTGATGTCCTTCGACTCGTCCGCACCCACCCTCGACGTTCCGGATCCGTATTATGCCGGCCCGGGCATGTTCGATGACGTCCTGGTCATGATCGAGAACGCGAGCCGCGCGCTCTACCGGCAGATCGAACCCGCGGTCCGCTCCACGATCTGA
- a CDS encoding thiamine pyrophosphate-dependent enzyme has product MTPPQNAPADAPELVRVLAADGSVAPTPAAEPYLEIIDALPDAELEGFYRDMFVVRAFDQQATNLQRQGQLALWPPSFGQEAAQVGSARAARRQDHLFPSYREHVVAMIRGVDPVDIIRVMRGLTHGGWDPYDPKNGNTHIYTLVLGSQTLHATGLAMGLTFDGRSGTGDPETDQAVIVYYGDGASSQGDVHEAMVFAASYRTPEVFFLQNNQWAISVPVATQSRSPLYLRGTGYGIPSIPVDGNDVLASYAVTRVALDEARAGAGPRAIEALTYRMGAHTTSDDPTKYRTSDEEQSWARRDPIARMRAYLRGRGAPDTFFAAVEAEAAAVAEDARVRTGALGGVPADLMFDHVYSEPHPLIDEQRAWLARYEASFEEEAS; this is encoded by the coding sequence GTGACTCCGCCCCAGAACGCGCCTGCCGACGCACCGGAGCTTGTCCGTGTGCTCGCTGCGGACGGGTCGGTCGCGCCGACTCCGGCCGCGGAACCGTATCTCGAGATCATCGACGCCCTGCCGGATGCCGAGCTCGAAGGCTTCTACCGCGACATGTTCGTGGTGCGCGCCTTCGACCAGCAGGCCACGAACCTGCAGCGGCAGGGCCAGCTCGCCCTGTGGCCGCCGAGCTTCGGCCAGGAGGCCGCACAGGTCGGCTCGGCCCGCGCCGCGCGCCGTCAGGACCACCTCTTCCCCTCGTACCGCGAGCACGTGGTCGCCATGATCCGCGGGGTGGACCCGGTGGACATCATCCGCGTGATGCGCGGCCTGACCCACGGCGGCTGGGACCCGTACGACCCGAAGAACGGCAACACGCACATCTACACGCTGGTCCTCGGGTCCCAGACCCTGCACGCGACCGGCCTGGCCATGGGACTGACCTTCGACGGCAGGTCCGGCACCGGGGATCCCGAGACCGACCAGGCTGTCATCGTCTACTACGGCGACGGCGCCTCCAGCCAGGGTGACGTGCACGAGGCGATGGTGTTCGCGGCGAGCTACCGCACCCCCGAGGTGTTCTTCCTGCAGAACAACCAGTGGGCCATCTCGGTTCCCGTCGCGACCCAGTCGCGGTCACCGCTGTACCTGCGCGGCACCGGGTACGGCATCCCGAGCATCCCGGTCGACGGCAACGACGTGCTGGCCAGCTACGCGGTCACGCGCGTCGCCCTCGACGAGGCGCGGGCCGGTGCCGGCCCCCGCGCGATCGAGGCCCTGACGTACCGGATGGGCGCGCACACCACCAGCGACGATCCCACCAAGTACCGCACCTCGGACGAGGAGCAGTCCTGGGCCCGCCGCGACCCGATCGCGCGGATGCGCGCGTACCTCCGTGGTCGCGGAGCGCCGGACACGTTCTTCGCCGCCGTCGAGGCCGAGGCGGCCGCCGTCGCCGAGGACGCCCGGGTTCGCACCGGTGCGCTCGGCGGCGTACCCGCCGATCTCATGTTCGACCACGTCTACAGCGAACCGCATCCCCTCATCGACGAGCAGCGCGCGTGGCTCGCCCGCTACGAGGCATCGTTCGAGGAGGAGGCGTCATGA
- a CDS encoding metal ABC transporter ATP-binding protein, whose amino-acid sequence MTAPLQIRDAALRRGSRELWSGLDLTVDPGELIAVLGPSGSGKTTLLRAILGLDRLSSGSIQALGEDVRGRGNRRIGYIPQQRPLPRDAALRGRDLVALGVNGHRFGLPFPRRSDRARVESLIDAVGAGEFADRPVGLLSGGEQQRLRVGQALADEPRLLLCDEPLTSLDLANQQAVVGLIDRHRKQNGAAVLLVTHDINPLLGKVDRILYIANGRFTLGAPDEVLRSSVLTELYGAEVFVLRAGDRLVVVGAPDAEESHHHHHDEVHE is encoded by the coding sequence GTGACCGCGCCGCTGCAGATCCGCGACGCCGCGCTGCGCCGCGGGAGCCGCGAACTGTGGAGCGGACTCGATCTGACCGTCGATCCCGGCGAGCTGATCGCGGTCCTTGGTCCGAGCGGATCGGGCAAGACCACGCTCCTGCGCGCGATCCTCGGCCTCGATCGGCTCAGCTCCGGAAGCATCCAAGCGCTCGGCGAGGACGTGCGAGGGCGCGGCAACCGCCGTATCGGCTACATTCCGCAGCAGCGGCCGCTGCCCCGTGACGCAGCGCTGCGCGGTCGTGATCTCGTCGCCCTGGGGGTGAACGGTCACCGGTTCGGGCTGCCGTTCCCTCGCCGCAGTGACCGGGCGCGGGTGGAGAGTCTGATCGATGCCGTCGGCGCCGGCGAGTTCGCCGATCGTCCCGTGGGGCTCCTCTCCGGAGGCGAGCAGCAGCGGTTGCGGGTCGGCCAGGCGCTCGCCGATGAGCCGCGCCTCCTTCTCTGCGACGAGCCCCTGACGAGCCTGGACCTGGCCAATCAGCAAGCCGTCGTCGGTCTCATCGACCGGCACCGCAAGCAGAACGGTGCCGCGGTGCTGCTGGTCACGCACGACATCAACCCGCTGCTGGGCAAGGTCGACCGCATCCTGTACATCGCCAACGGGCGGTTCACGCTCGGAGCGCCCGACGAAGTGCTCCGCTCCAGCGTGCTGACCGAGCTGTACGGCGCGGAGGTCTTCGTCCTGCGCGCCGGTGACCGGCTGGTCGTGGTCGGCGCTCCGGATGCCGAGGAGTCCCACCACCACCACCACGACGAGGTCCACGAGTGA
- a CDS encoding dihydrolipoamide acetyltransferase family protein, with amino-acid sequence MSTQTFLLPDVGEGLTEAEIVSWRVSPGDAVAVNDVLVEIETAKSLVELPSPFAGVVGDLLVAEGDTIAVGAAIITIASADDSAPPATAGQSEHGEPHEADAGGAVLVGYGSAGHVQSRRRKPADAAAGSAAVRGSVGVIAKPPIRKLARDLNVDLADVAPSGSAGEVTRDDVMKQASQASVFRNIETPEWGAVREETIPVGTAPVAPAAPAASAPAVDAAGREESIPVRGVRKAVASGMVRSAYTAPHVSVWTDVDASRTMELVKRLKASPDFADIKVSPLLIMARAVIWAVRRTPMVNAAWVDDAEGGGAQIRVRHYVNLGIAAATPRGLLVPNIKDAQELNMRDLARALEKLTVTAREGKSTPADQTGGTITITNIGVFGMDAGTPIINPGEVGIVALGTIRQKPWVVDGEVRPRWVTTVSGSFDHRVVDGDGVSRFIADIAAILEEPALLLD; translated from the coding sequence ATGAGCACACAGACGTTCCTCCTCCCCGACGTCGGCGAGGGGCTCACCGAGGCCGAGATCGTGTCGTGGCGGGTCTCTCCCGGTGATGCGGTCGCCGTCAATGACGTCCTGGTCGAGATCGAGACCGCCAAGTCCCTGGTCGAACTGCCCTCCCCGTTCGCCGGAGTCGTCGGAGACCTCCTCGTGGCCGAGGGCGACACGATCGCCGTCGGTGCGGCGATCATCACCATCGCGAGCGCCGACGACTCAGCACCACCCGCGACGGCGGGCCAGAGCGAGCACGGCGAACCGCACGAAGCCGATGCCGGGGGTGCCGTGCTTGTCGGCTACGGCAGCGCGGGCCACGTGCAGTCGCGTCGGCGCAAGCCGGCCGATGCCGCGGCGGGCTCAGCAGCCGTCCGGGGATCGGTCGGTGTCATCGCCAAGCCGCCGATCCGCAAGCTGGCGCGCGACCTGAACGTCGATCTCGCCGACGTCGCACCCAGCGGCTCGGCCGGCGAGGTGACGCGCGACGACGTCATGAAGCAGGCGTCGCAGGCAAGCGTGTTCCGCAACATCGAGACTCCGGAGTGGGGTGCGGTGCGCGAGGAGACGATCCCCGTCGGCACCGCCCCGGTCGCGCCGGCGGCGCCCGCTGCCTCGGCACCGGCAGTGGATGCCGCGGGCCGCGAGGAGTCCATCCCCGTGCGCGGGGTGCGCAAGGCGGTGGCCAGTGGCATGGTGCGCAGCGCGTACACGGCACCGCACGTATCGGTCTGGACGGATGTGGACGCGAGTCGCACGATGGAGCTGGTGAAGCGCCTGAAGGCCTCACCGGACTTCGCGGACATCAAGGTCTCGCCCCTGCTGATCATGGCCCGTGCGGTGATCTGGGCGGTCCGGCGCACGCCGATGGTCAATGCCGCCTGGGTCGACGACGCCGAGGGCGGCGGGGCGCAGATCCGCGTGCGTCACTACGTGAACCTCGGCATCGCCGCCGCCACCCCGCGAGGGCTGCTGGTGCCGAACATCAAGGACGCGCAAGAACTCAACATGCGTGATCTCGCCCGCGCGCTGGAGAAGCTGACCGTGACGGCGCGCGAGGGCAAGTCCACACCGGCAGACCAGACCGGCGGCACGATCACGATCACGAACATCGGTGTGTTCGGGATGGATGCCGGTACGCCGATCATCAACCCGGGCGAAGTCGGGATCGTTGCGCTCGGCACGATCCGTCAGAAGCCGTGGGTCGTCGATGGAGAGGTCCGCCCCCGTTGGGTCACCACGGTGTCGGGATCGTTCGACCATCGCGTCGTGGACGGTGACGGCGTTTCACGCTTCATCGCGGACATCGCCGCGATCCTCGAGGAGCCCGCGCTGCTGTTGGATTGA
- a CDS encoding phage holin family protein, with product MGFLIRVVVNAFAIWVVTLIPALMVSVIPFPPGETLQFVLTLLIVAAIFALVNTIIGTVIKILAFPIYILTLGLIGLIINAFLLWLTAWITSFWSWGLRVEDFWWGVLAAIIISLINWIFGIILRPKKKD from the coding sequence ATGGGCTTCCTCATCCGTGTCGTCGTCAACGCGTTCGCCATCTGGGTCGTCACACTGATCCCCGCGCTGATGGTCTCGGTCATCCCGTTCCCGCCGGGAGAGACCCTGCAGTTCGTCCTCACGCTGCTGATCGTGGCCGCGATCTTCGCTCTGGTGAACACGATCATCGGCACGGTCATCAAGATCCTCGCGTTCCCGATCTACATCCTCACGCTGGGTCTGATCGGGCTCATCATCAACGCGTTCCTGCTGTGGCTGACCGCGTGGATCACCAGCTTCTGGAGCTGGGGGCTTCGTGTCGAGGACTTCTGGTGGGGCGTGCTGGCCGCGATCATCATCTCGCTCATCAACTGGATCTTCGGGATAATCCTGCGTCCGAAGAAGAAGGACTGA